The following are encoded together in the Blautia obeum ATCC 29174 genome:
- a CDS encoding tetratricopeptide repeat protein, translated as MKNKRIVWMLTAGLTFGMLTGCGGEEKKTYDQACADLAQGSYDYALQGYQSSITAGYKTAEAYRGAGIANIHLGNYQDAIDSLTNGLNDEKAGKALKKDMLAYRATAELKSELNDAAMADCQTLAESYSMDAETYYLTGCVALAMDSYDEASSNFTEAYGEDATYDRAIQIYEAYLEKDMEADGTRYLEAALKTEPKNAEDYCNRGKVYYYMEDYSNAQKELTEAVNQKSTEGMLLLGMVYRAQGDTSNARSMYQQYVSADGSDPAKGYNGLSLCDMDDGSYDSALENISKGLEDASTEEMQDLLFNEIVVYEKKLDFSTALSKMQEYIKMFPDDENAAKELTFLQSRNGELSNDTASDTTENTDAEAASDAGDAADTSDEAGEEEY; from the coding sequence ATGAAAAATAAAAGAATCGTATGGATGCTGACAGCCGGACTGACATTTGGAATGCTGACCGGCTGTGGAGGGGAAGAAAAGAAAACTTATGACCAGGCCTGTGCAGATCTTGCACAGGGCAGTTATGATTATGCCCTTCAGGGGTATCAGTCATCGATCACTGCTGGATATAAAACAGCAGAGGCATATCGTGGGGCCGGAATCGCAAATATTCATCTTGGAAATTATCAGGATGCCATTGACAGCCTGACCAATGGTCTGAACGATGAAAAAGCAGGAAAAGCACTTAAGAAAGATATGCTTGCTTACAGAGCAACCGCAGAATTAAAATCCGAACTGAATGATGCTGCGATGGCGGATTGTCAGACACTGGCAGAAAGCTACAGCATGGATGCGGAGACATATTATCTGACAGGATGTGTGGCACTGGCAATGGATTCTTATGATGAGGCTTCTTCGAACTTTACAGAAGCCTACGGAGAAGATGCCACTTATGACAGAGCGATCCAGATCTATGAGGCATATCTGGAAAAGGATATGGAAGCAGATGGTACACGATATCTTGAGGCTGCGTTGAAAACAGAACCGAAAAATGCAGAGGATTACTGCAACAGAGGAAAAGTCTATTATTATATGGAAGATTATTCCAATGCACAGAAGGAACTTACGGAGGCTGTGAATCAGAAGAGTACAGAAGGAATGCTTCTTCTGGGAATGGTCTACCGCGCACAGGGAGATACTTCCAATGCCAGAAGTATGTATCAGCAGTATGTGTCAGCGGATGGCAGTGATCCGGCCAAAGGTTACAATGGTCTGTCACTTTGTGATATGGACGATGGCTCTTATGACAGTGCACTGGAGAATATCAGCAAGGGGCTGGAAGATGCATCTACAGAAGAAATGCAGGATCTGCTGTTCAATGAGATCGTGGTATATGAGAAAAAACTGGATTTTTCAACAGCACTGAGCAAAATGCAGGAATATATCAAGATGTTCCCGGATGACGAGAATGCAGCAAAGGAACTGACCTTCCTTCAGTCACGTAATGGTGAACTGAGTAATGATACAGCTTCTGATACAACGGAGAATACTGATGCAGAGGCGGCTTCTGATGCAGGTGATGCTGCAGATACTTCTGATGAAGCTGGTGAAGAGGAGTACTGA
- the glmM gene encoding phosphoglucosamine mutase has translation MGKYFGTDGFRGEANIQLTVDHAFKVGRYVGWYYGRDHKAKIVIGKDTRRSSYMFEYALVAGLTASGADAYLLHVTTTPSVSYAVRTEDFDCGIMISASHNPFYDNGIKLLNGNGQKIEAEVEARIEAYLDGKIEELPYATREDIGRTVDFASGRNRYIGYLISIPCRDFKNIKVGLDCSNGSSSAIAKSVFDALRAKTYVINNDPDGTNINRACGSTHIEVLQKYVVDNGLDIGFAYDGDADRCIAVDHKGNIIDGDKILYVCGKFLKSQGKLNGNTVVTTVMSNMGLYKAFEAEGINYEQTAVGDKYVAENMLENNYSIGGEQSGHVIFSRYAATGDGILTSLMIMEACVEQKATLCDLAKEMKVYPQILRNVRVADKKTARENPKVVEAVEAAARALSTDGRILVRESGTEPLIRVMVEAGTEEICAEHVNNVVRVMEEEGLVVE, from the coding sequence ATGGGTAAATATTTTGGAACAGATGGTTTTCGTGGAGAAGCAAACATTCAGCTGACAGTAGATCATGCATTTAAAGTGGGCAGATATGTGGGATGGTATTATGGCCGTGATCATAAAGCCAAAATCGTCATCGGTAAAGATACAAGACGCAGCAGTTATATGTTTGAGTATGCACTGGTTGCCGGCCTGACTGCATCAGGTGCAGATGCATATCTGCTTCATGTAACGACTACACCGAGTGTTTCCTATGCAGTACGTACAGAAGATTTTGACTGTGGAATCATGATCTCTGCAAGTCACAACCCATTCTATGATAATGGAATCAAACTTCTGAACGGAAACGGACAGAAGATCGAGGCTGAAGTTGAGGCAAGAATCGAAGCATATCTGGATGGCAAGATTGAAGAACTTCCATATGCAACAAGAGAAGATATTGGACGTACTGTAGATTTTGCTTCCGGACGTAATCGTTATATCGGATACCTGATCTCCATTCCGTGCCGCGATTTCAAAAATATCAAAGTTGGTCTGGATTGCTCCAACGGAAGTTCTTCTGCGATCGCAAAGAGTGTTTTTGACGCTCTGCGTGCAAAAACTTATGTCATTAACAATGACCCGGATGGAACAAACATCAACAGAGCGTGTGGATCCACGCATATTGAAGTACTTCAGAAATATGTGGTGGATAACGGACTGGATATCGGTTTTGCATATGATGGAGATGCCGACCGTTGTATTGCAGTAGACCATAAGGGAAATATCATTGATGGAGACAAGATTCTGTATGTCTGCGGTAAATTCCTGAAATCTCAGGGAAAACTGAATGGAAATACCGTAGTTACAACTGTTATGTCAAATATGGGACTTTACAAGGCATTTGAGGCAGAAGGCATCAACTATGAACAGACGGCAGTTGGTGATAAATATGTTGCCGAAAATATGCTTGAGAATAACTACAGTATTGGTGGAGAACAGTCCGGACATGTTATTTTCAGTCGCTATGCAGCCACCGGGGATGGAATCCTGACTTCTCTTATGATCATGGAAGCTTGTGTGGAGCAGAAGGCAACGCTCTGTGATCTGGCAAAAGAAATGAAGGTTTATCCGCAGATTCTCCGCAATGTTCGTGTTGCAGACAAGAAGACTGCAAGAGAAAATCCGAAGGTTGTTGAAGCGGTAGAGGCTGCTGCAAGAGCACTCAGCACAGATGGACGTATTCTTGTAAGAGAAAGTGGTACAGAGCCGCTGATTCGTGTCATGGTAGAGGCCGGAACAGAGGAAATCTGTGCAGAACACGTAAATAACGTTGTTCGTGTAATGGAAGAAGAAGGACTCGTAGTAGAATAG
- a CDS encoding sugar phosphate nucleotidyltransferase — protein MKKTALVIMAAGIGSRFGKGIKQLAPVGPNGEIIMDYSIHDALEAGFNKVVFIIRKDLEEEFRRVIGERIEKITEVEYAFQALEDLPAGFEKPADRTKPWGTGQAVLAAKAVLNEPFMVINADDYYGKEAYVKVHDYLIQEQPDDGILHICMAGFRLGNTLSDNGSVTRGVCHIEEGALTGVTETHNIFKTADGAEARNDDKVEKLDVKSLVSMNMWGLTPVFMDTLEKGFVDFLSEIKEGDIKKEYLLPEMIDCLIKEGKAKVDVLETKDTWFGVTYQEDKAAVTEAFANLVKSGVYPSNLYK, from the coding sequence ATGAAAAAGACAGCACTTGTTATTATGGCTGCCGGAATTGGAAGCCGTTTTGGAAAAGGAATCAAACAGCTTGCACCAGTAGGACCAAATGGTGAGATCATTATGGATTATTCCATTCATGATGCTCTGGAGGCAGGGTTTAATAAAGTTGTATTTATCATTCGTAAAGATCTGGAAGAGGAGTTCCGCCGTGTAATCGGGGAGAGGATCGAAAAGATCACGGAGGTAGAATATGCATTCCAGGCGCTGGAAGATCTTCCGGCTGGATTTGAGAAACCGGCAGACCGTACCAAACCGTGGGGAACCGGTCAGGCTGTACTTGCAGCAAAAGCTGTTCTGAATGAGCCTTTTATGGTAATTAATGCGGATGATTATTATGGTAAGGAAGCCTATGTGAAAGTCCATGATTATCTGATCCAGGAACAGCCGGACGATGGAATTCTCCATATCTGTATGGCTGGTTTCCGTCTTGGAAATACTCTGAGTGACAATGGAAGTGTTACCAGAGGAGTATGCCATATTGAAGAGGGCGCGCTGACAGGTGTTACGGAGACACATAACATTTTTAAGACAGCAGACGGTGCGGAAGCACGTAATGATGATAAAGTCGAGAAACTGGATGTGAAGAGCCTTGTTTCCATGAATATGTGGGGGCTGACACCGGTATTTATGGATACACTGGAAAAGGGATTTGTAGATTTTCTTTCTGAGATCAAAGAGGGGGATATTAAGAAAGAGTATCTTCTTCCGGAGATGATTGACTGTCTGATCAAAGAAGGCAAAGCAAAAGTAGATGTTCTTGAGACAAAAGATACCTGGTTTGGTGTAACATATCAGGAAGATAAAGCGGCTGTTACAGAGGCATTTGCGAATCTTGTAAAATCAGGAGTATATCCTTCAAATCTTTATAAATAA
- the prfA gene encoding peptide chain release factor 1, translated as MFDKLEDLLVRFEEVLNELGEPGVTDNQERFQKLMKEQSELQPIVDAYKEYKDNKETIQDSLSMLEEEKDEEMREMLKEELSDAKKRVEELEKELKILLLPKDPNDSKNVIVEIRAGAGGDEAALFAAEIYRMYVKYAESRRWKTEMMSLNENGIGGFKEVTFMIQGQGAYSRLKYESGVHRVQRVPETESGGRIHTSTCTVAIMPEAEEIDFHLDMNDCKFDVFRASGNGGQCVNTTDSAVRLTHIPTGIVISCQDEKSQLKNKDKALKVLRSRLYEMELAKQHDAEAEARRSQIGTGDRSEKIRTYNFPQGRVTDHRIKLTLHRLDAVLGGDLDEILDSLIAADQAAKLSSLNEEDA; from the coding sequence ATGTTTGATAAATTAGAGGATCTGCTTGTGCGCTTTGAGGAAGTTCTGAATGAGCTTGGTGAGCCGGGAGTAACGGACAACCAGGAACGTTTTCAGAAGCTGATGAAAGAGCAGAGTGAGCTGCAGCCGATCGTAGATGCCTATAAAGAATATAAAGACAATAAAGAAACGATTCAGGACAGTCTTTCCATGCTGGAAGAAGAAAAGGATGAAGAAATGCGTGAAATGCTGAAAGAAGAACTTTCTGATGCAAAGAAGCGTGTGGAAGAACTTGAAAAGGAACTGAAGATCCTTCTTTTACCAAAAGATCCGAATGACAGCAAAAACGTTATCGTAGAGATCCGTGCAGGTGCGGGCGGTGATGAGGCTGCTCTGTTTGCAGCAGAGATTTATCGTATGTATGTGAAATACGCAGAATCCCGCAGATGGAAGACGGAGATGATGAGTCTGAATGAGAATGGGATCGGCGGATTCAAAGAAGTTACATTTATGATCCAGGGACAGGGAGCATATTCCCGTCTGAAGTATGAGAGTGGGGTACATCGTGTACAGCGAGTCCCGGAGACAGAATCCGGTGGACGTATCCATACGTCTACCTGTACTGTGGCAATTATGCCAGAAGCCGAAGAAATTGATTTCCATCTGGATATGAACGACTGTAAGTTTGATGTGTTCCGAGCATCCGGAAACGGTGGACAGTGCGTCAATACAACAGACTCTGCAGTACGTCTTACACATATCCCGACAGGAATCGTTATTTCCTGCCAGGATGAAAAATCACAGCTCAAGAATAAAGATAAGGCATTGAAAGTGCTTCGTTCCCGTCTGTATGAGATGGAACTGGCCAAACAGCATGATGCGGAGGCGGAAGCCAGAAGAAGCCAGATCGGAACAGGAGATCGTTCCGAAAAGATCCGTACTTACAATTTCCCTCAGGGACGTGTGACAGACCATAGGATCAAGCTGACACTTCACCGTCTGGACGCTGTTCTTGGAGGAGATCTGGATGAAATTCTGGACAGCCTGATAGCAGCAGACCAGGCCGCAAAACTGAGTTCATTAAATGAGGAAGATGCATAA
- the prmC gene encoding peptide chain release factor N(5)-glutamine methyltransferase, which produces MRTYKDVLEDGIQLLETAAIEEARLDAWLLLEYTADITRAWYYAHMDDGLDAKTEERYRTLCTKRAQHIPLQHITGRAYFMGYEFCVDERVLVPRQDTEVLVEEAISRMRNLEKPQILDMCTGSGCILLSLLLELPQALGTGVDVSEGALCVAKENRKRLGLEQRAELIQSDLFSADYFRKNSGNDHMEYDMLISNPPYIRTEDIEGLMEEVRFHDPVLALDGKENGLYFYEKITEQAGTYLKPGGWLMYEIGCDQGMDVSEIMKKNGFEQIEIKKDLAGLDRVVTGRKMQEEQNV; this is translated from the coding sequence ATGCGGACATATAAAGATGTTCTGGAAGATGGAATCCAGCTTCTGGAAACTGCCGCAATCGAAGAAGCCAGGTTAGATGCCTGGCTCCTTCTGGAGTATACGGCAGATATTACAAGAGCATGGTATTATGCACATATGGATGATGGACTGGATGCTAAAACAGAAGAACGTTATCGAACGCTGTGCACAAAACGTGCTCAGCATATCCCGCTGCAGCATATTACCGGGCGTGCATATTTTATGGGATACGAATTTTGTGTGGATGAACGTGTACTTGTACCGAGACAGGATACAGAGGTGCTTGTGGAAGAAGCGATTTCTCGCATGAGGAATCTGGAGAAACCGCAGATCCTGGATATGTGTACCGGTTCCGGATGTATTCTTCTGAGTCTTCTTCTGGAATTGCCACAGGCATTAGGAACAGGTGTGGATGTTTCAGAAGGAGCACTTTGTGTGGCAAAGGAGAATCGAAAACGTCTGGGACTGGAACAGAGAGCTGAGCTGATACAGAGTGATCTGTTTTCGGCAGATTATTTTCGGAAAAACAGTGGAAATGACCACATGGAATATGATATGCTTATTTCAAATCCGCCATATATCCGGACTGAAGATATTGAAGGTCTGATGGAGGAAGTGCGTTTTCATGATCCGGTGCTTGCACTGGATGGCAAAGAAAATGGTCTGTATTTTTATGAAAAGATCACAGAACAGGCGGGCACATATCTGAAACCCGGCGGATGGCTGATGTACGAGATCGGTTGTGATCAGGGTATGGATGTGTCGGAAATTATGAAAAAAAATGGTTTTGAACAGATAGAAATAAAAAAAGACCTTGCCGGGCTGGACAGGGTTGTTACAGGAAGAAAAATGCAGGAGGAACAGAATGTTTGA
- a CDS encoding DUF1385 domain-containing protein has translation MKSSNIGGQAVMEGIMMRHKDKYAIAVRRPDKEIELKVEDYKCTFGKAAFLKWPIIRGVVSFVDGLVVGTKCLMYSAEIAGDEEDEKEAAKNATLTEEELSAKKAKEAKQFQWLLYITVAISIVVSVAAFMLLPYALASLLRKVGASEVGVTVAEAFVKLALFMGYMLLISRMKDIQRTFMYHGAEHKCINCVEHGLPLTVENVLASSRQHKRCGTSFLFLVMIVSIFLHFIFVLVPGYWVRLFGRLLMVPIVSGVSFELIQWAGRTDSRLADILSKPGLAMQKLTTKEPTADMAEVAIAAVEAVFDWREYLKEEFGWKPEENEEKNADI, from the coding sequence ATGAAATCATCGAATATTGGTGGTCAGGCAGTAATGGAAGGCATCATGATGCGTCACAAGGACAAATATGCCATTGCAGTACGCCGTCCGGATAAAGAAATAGAATTAAAGGTAGAAGATTACAAATGTACATTTGGAAAGGCTGCATTTTTGAAATGGCCGATCATCCGCGGAGTGGTAAGCTTTGTTGACGGACTGGTAGTAGGAACCAAATGTCTGATGTATTCTGCTGAGATTGCAGGCGATGAAGAGGACGAGAAGGAAGCTGCAAAGAATGCGACACTGACAGAGGAAGAACTTTCTGCAAAGAAAGCGAAAGAAGCAAAGCAGTTTCAGTGGCTTCTTTACATAACGGTTGCTATTTCCATAGTTGTTTCTGTTGCAGCTTTTATGCTGCTTCCGTATGCACTGGCAAGCCTTCTGCGCAAGGTTGGTGCTTCTGAAGTAGGGGTAACAGTTGCAGAAGCATTTGTGAAACTGGCACTGTTTATGGGATATATGCTGCTGATCTCAAGAATGAAGGATATTCAGCGTACGTTTATGTATCATGGTGCAGAACATAAATGCATCAACTGTGTGGAACATGGACTTCCACTTACTGTGGAAAATGTCCTGGCAAGCTCCAGACAGCACAAAAGATGTGGGACAAGTTTCCTTTTTCTGGTAATGATCGTCAGTATATTCCTGCATTTTATTTTTGTGCTGGTACCGGGCTACTGGGTTCGCCTGTTTGGGCGTCTTCTGATGGTTCCAATCGTGTCAGGCGTTTCTTTTGAACTTATTCAGTGGGCTGGCAGAACAGACAGCAGACTTGCTGATATTTTGAGCAAACCGGGACTTGCAATGCAGAAGCTGACAACCAAAGAGCCGACAGCAGATATGGCTGAAGTAGCGATTGCAGCAGTAGAGGCTGTTTTTGACTGGAGAGAATATCTGAAAGAAGAATTCGGCTGGAAGCCAGAAGAAAATGAGGAAAAAAATGCGGACATATAA
- the rpmE gene encoding 50S ribosomal protein L31, producing the protein MREGIHPNYYQATVTCNCGNTFVTGSTKKDIHVEICSKCHPFYTGQQKAAQARGRIDKFNKKYGLNK; encoded by the coding sequence ATGCGCGAAGGAATCCATCCGAACTACTATCAGGCAACTGTAACCTGCAACTGTGGAAACACATTCGTAACAGGATCTACTAAGAAAGATATCCATGTTGAAATCTGTTCCAAATGCCATCCATTCTACACTGGACAGCAGAAAGCAGCTCAGGCTCGTGGACGTATCGATAAGTTCAACAAGAAATACGGCTTAAACAAATAA
- the rho gene encoding transcription termination factor Rho → MREKYESLSLATLKDLAKARGLKGISTLRKPELIERMLQEDEKESTGGEAEMKKTEILQEEPGRQENRVRENRTSYEVNERKTYQDKNYQDRNYQERNYQDRNYTERTEYAHKNPTDTAQLDSGEKANGILEVLPDGYGFIRCANYLPGENDIYVSPSQIRRFNLKTGDILKGSIRIKTQGEKFSALLYVDSINGFPPSEGQRRYNFEDMTPIFPNERLRMERPGGTVAMRIMDLLSPIGKGQRGMIVSPPKAGKTTLLKDVAKSILKNNPDMHLIILLIDERPEEVTDIKEEIRGSNVEVIYSTFDELPDHHRRVSEMVVERARRLVEHKQDVTILLDSITRLARAYNLCVTPSGRTLSGGLDPAALHMPKRFFGAARNMREGGSLTILATALVDTGSKMDDVIYEEFKGTGNMELVLDRKLQEKRVFPAIDIQKSGTRREDLLLTPDEQEAVYNMRRALNSLKAEDAVEQILNMFSRTKNNEEFVQTAKKQKFL, encoded by the coding sequence ATGAGAGAAAAATACGAATCATTGTCGCTTGCAACATTAAAAGATCTGGCAAAAGCGAGAGGATTGAAAGGGATTTCTACATTGAGGAAACCTGAACTGATAGAGCGTATGCTCCAGGAAGATGAAAAAGAGTCCACCGGTGGAGAGGCAGAAATGAAAAAAACTGAAATCCTGCAGGAGGAACCGGGCAGACAGGAAAATAGAGTAAGAGAAAACAGAACATCTTATGAGGTGAATGAGAGAAAAACATATCAGGATAAAAATTATCAGGACCGGAACTATCAGGAACGAAATTATCAGGACAGAAATTATACAGAACGGACGGAATATGCACATAAGAATCCGACCGATACGGCACAGCTTGACAGTGGAGAAAAAGCAAATGGTATTTTGGAGGTCCTTCCGGACGGATATGGATTTATTCGCTGTGCAAATTATCTCCCAGGTGAAAATGATATTTATGTATCACCGTCTCAGATACGCCGGTTCAATCTGAAAACCGGTGATATCCTGAAAGGAAGCATCCGTATTAAAACACAGGGAGAGAAATTCAGTGCCCTTCTTTATGTGGATTCCATCAATGGTTTTCCACCGAGTGAGGGACAGAGACGATATAATTTTGAAGATATGACGCCAATCTTTCCGAATGAGCGTCTGCGTATGGAAAGACCAGGTGGAACCGTGGCAATGAGGATCATGGATCTTCTAAGTCCGATCGGCAAGGGACAGCGAGGCATGATCGTATCACCACCGAAAGCCGGCAAGACAACCCTTCTGAAAGATGTTGCCAAATCGATTCTCAAGAATAATCCGGATATGCATCTGATCATTCTTCTGATCGATGAACGTCCAGAGGAAGTTACGGATATTAAAGAAGAGATTCGTGGAAGCAATGTAGAGGTTATTTATTCTACTTTTGATGAACTTCCGGATCATCACAGACGTGTTTCAGAGATGGTCGTAGAGCGTGCTCGCCGACTGGTTGAACATAAACAGGATGTAACGATCCTTCTGGATTCGATCACAAGACTTGCGAGAGCGTATAATCTCTGTGTGACACCAAGTGGCCGGACGCTGTCCGGTGGTCTGGATCCGGCAGCACTTCACATGCCGAAGCGATTTTTCGGAGCAGCACGTAATATGAGAGAAGGTGGAAGCCTGACGATCCTTGCTACTGCACTGGTAGACACCGGAAGCAAAATGGATGATGTTATTTATGAAGAATTTAAAGGAACCGGTAATATGGAACTGGTTCTTGACCGTAAACTGCAGGAAAAGAGAGTATTTCCGGCAATCGATATCCAGAAATCAGGTACCAGACGAGAGGATCTGCTCCTGACTCCGGATGAACAGGAAGCAGTTTATAATATGCGCCGTGCACTGAACAGTCTGAAGGCCGAAGATGCTGTGGAACAGATCCTGAATATGTTCTCCAGAACGAAGAATAATGAGGAATTTGTGCAGACGGCAAAAAAACAGAAATTTTTATAA
- a CDS encoding COG2426 family protein, translated as MEVLVQWFTDNLSQHISRELIIFIISMIPILELRGGLLAASLLKVSAAKAIPICIIGNIIPIPFILLFIRQIFKVLKKTKLFHGLIVKMEDRAMGKSDQIKRYEFFGLLLFVGIPLPGTGAWTGSLIASLLEVDIKKSSIAIFCGLIMATVIMYVVSYGIVGNLIH; from the coding sequence ATGGAAGTTTTAGTACAGTGGTTTACAGATAACCTGTCTCAGCATATTTCCAGAGAACTTATCATTTTTATCATTTCCATGATACCGATTCTGGAACTTAGAGGAGGTCTGCTGGCGGCATCTCTTTTGAAGGTGTCTGCGGCGAAAGCAATTCCGATCTGCATTATCGGAAATATTATTCCTATACCATTTATATTACTGTTTATTCGTCAGATTTTTAAAGTTCTGAAGAAAACAAAACTGTTTCATGGCCTGATCGTTAAGATGGAAGACCGTGCCATGGGCAAGAGTGACCAGATCAAACGGTATGAATTCTTTGGATTGCTGCTGTTTGTAGGAATTCCTCTTCCGGGTACGGGGGCATGGACAGGATCTCTGATCGCATCCCTTCTTGAAGTGGATATCAAGAAGTCTTCTATTGCTATTTTCTGTGGACTGATTATGGCAACTGTGATCATGTATGTGGTATCCTATGGAATCGTAGGAAATCTGATTCATTAA
- the hisC gene encoding histidinol-phosphate transaminase translates to MGNWENNIRKVVPYTPGEQPNQTDMIKLNTNENPYPPAPGVTEVLRNTDTDALRLYPDPAAKDLVHAIAGEYGLQDDQVFVGVGSDDVLAMSFLTFFNSKKPILFPDITYSFYDVWAELFRIPYERPALDEYFHIKKEDYFRENGGIIFPNPNAPTGVSLPLSDIEDIVEHNQDVIVIVDEAYVDFGTQSALPLIEKYENLLVVQTFSKSRSMAGMRIGFALACPKLIKYLNDVKYSFNSYTMNRTSIAAGVAAIKDQEYFLETCGKIIETREWTKKELRKLGFYFEESKANFIFAAHKNCPAEKLFQALREQHIYVRYFPGGRTGNHLRITIGTRNEMEVFINFVREYLKKENLWKF, encoded by the coding sequence ATGAAAATCCTTATCCGCCGGCACCAGGGGTTACGGAGGTACTTCGGAATACAGATACAGATGCACTGAGACTTTATCCGGATCCGGCAGCGAAAGATCTTGTGCATGCCATTGCAGGGGAGTATGGGCTTCAGGACGATCAGGTATTTGTCGGCGTGGGATCTGATGATGTACTGGCAATGAGTTTCCTTACTTTTTTTAACAGTAAGAAACCAATTCTGTTTCCTGACATCACCTATTCTTTTTATGATGTATGGGCAGAACTGTTCCGCATTCCATATGAGAGACCGGCACTGGATGAATACTTTCATATAAAGAAGGAAGATTATTTCAGAGAGAATGGTGGAATTATCTTTCCGAACCCGAATGCTCCGACAGGTGTTTCTCTTCCGCTGAGTGATATTGAAGATATCGTGGAACACAATCAGGATGTGATCGTGATCGTGGATGAGGCATATGTTGACTTTGGTACACAGTCAGCATTACCTCTGATCGAGAAATACGAGAATCTTCTGGTGGTACAGACATTTTCCAAGTCCCGATCCATGGCAGGCATGCGTATCGGATTTGCGCTTGCATGCCCGAAACTGATCAAATATCTGAATGATGTCAAATATTCGTTTAATTCTTATACAATGAATCGTACGTCGATCGCAGCTGGTGTTGCGGCGATAAAGGATCAGGAATATTTCCTGGAAACTTGCGGTAAGATTATAGAGACGCGGGAATGGACAAAAAAAGAACTCAGGAAACTTGGATTTTACTTTGAAGAGTCAAAAGCAAATTTCATTTTTGCGGCTCATAAAAACTGCCCGGCAGAAAAACTGTTTCAGGCATTGAGAGAGCAGCATATTTACGTGCGCTATTTTCCGGGTGGAAGAACCGGTAACCATCTGCGTATTACGATTGGAACAAGGAATGAGATGGAAGTTTTCATTAATTTTGTAAGAGAATATCTAAAAAAGGAGAATTTATGGAAGTTTTAG